TCGTCGTCCGTATCCCGCCCCCAACGGAGCTTGGAGAAGAACCAATGAACATTAAAAAGCTCATAAAAATATCTGTCGCCTCACTGAAGGATGTTACATCATATGTTGTAAGTCCTGCTGAACGTGTAGATATGGAATGGAACATTGCGGAAAAGATCGCTTCATGCCAAGGCATCCCTTTAAATGAATGGAAAGACTCGAGCAGTAAAATAACGAGCGCTCCTACAACAAATAAAATTGCATAAGTAGTTGTCGTTATTTTTGTAAATAAGCTAAAACGGAAATTAGCATGCCGATTAAGTAAAAATGTTTTTATCTCAACTAGCACCGGGAAGCCAATTGCTCCTAGCACAATCAACACCATTGTTATTAATTGAACAAAATAATCATTATGAAATGGCAGTAAACTCATCCCAGTAATATCAAAACCACCGTTAGTAGTAGCTGATATAGAAGCAAAGACACCATGAATAAGCGCTTGTTCAAATGTATCGAAATAATTCGTAAAATGCGCAGTTAAAATAATAGCTCCTGCTAATTCTATGCCAATTAAAATTTTCAATATTTCTCGAATTAATTGGACAACACCAGATAAATTATACTGATTATGATCGATCATAATTAGCTGACGTTCACGCATCCCAATTTTTTTCCCTACAAGCAACCAAACAAAAGTACCCAGTGACATAATACCAATCGCGCCGAGCTGTAAAATAACAAGTACCATGACGAGCCCAAATGTTGTATACGTCTCTGAAATATTAAACGTTGTTAAGCCGGTTACACTTACAGCACTTACTGCAGTAAATAAGCTATCTAATAATGACACTTTTACTCCCGCTTGATGAACGCCGGGAAGTCGTAACAATAGGAAGGAAATTGCTATTGCTATGAAATAATAAGACACTAGTGCCTGAAACGGTGTGATTAATTTATTAGATGATTTTTTCCAAGGCACCTCATCAACTCCTTCCACTCATGATGCCAAGATAGATATTAGTATAGAAAAAATCTATAAAAAAAGAAAGAGGCTGTTTTAAACAGGATAAAACTATCACCTTGAGCTATTTATTCGAAATAAAGCAAAAATCCGCATACACTTTCGCTGGGAAAAGCAAGCGCACATGACTCAGTTAGTGTTGCGAGCGATACGCTCGTGCCTTGCCCGCAGAAAGCAACGCGGATTTAAAAATAATTTCATTATATATTCACAAAAAATTCCAAGCAGTTATTTTGTTTGTTTTTTATTACGTACTCCTACTAAATAACCGACAAATGCGATACCAATTAACACAATCCAGAATGTTAATTCCCAGCCTGTTGAATGAGGGAATTCTTTAGGTAATATACCCACTTTTTCATGAGCTAATGTTAAAACAACAAGTTTTACCCCAACCCAGCCAACAATTAAAAATGCAGCAGTTTCAAGTGAAGGATAGTCGTTTAAAACTTTCACAAACCATTGCGCGGCAAAACGCATCATTATAACACCGATAAAGCCACCTAATAGCATAATAATAAATTGTCCACCATTAATGCCACCAATATCAAAATTACCTAAGTGTGGAAGCGTCACAGCAATAGCAACCGCAGCAAGCATTGAATCAATCGCAAATGCTATATCGGCAACCTCAACTTTTAAGACAGTCATCCAAAAGCCAGATCCCTTTTTCACGGCTGTCTCATCATTTTCTTCTTCCTCATCTTTACCTTTTCTCAAGTCATAAATATTTTTCGCTGACATAAATAATAGGTAGGCTGCTCCAACCGCCTGAATTTGCCAGTAATTAACTAATACTGTAATAACAAAGAGCGCAGAGAATCGGAATATTAATGCTCCAAATAATCCGTAAAAAAGTGCCTTTTTTTGTAGGTCATGCGGTAAGTGTTTCACCATAACAGCCATTACAACTGCGTTGTCTGCTGCTAGTAATCCTTCTAATACAACTAGTACAATCAGTACCCAGCCATATTGTAATAATATTGCTTCCATCCTCTGTTCCTCCTTTAAACTCTGTATACCCAAAATTGCGATCATTTACTAGTCAAATGCAAAAGAAAAGACCCCTGCCTGAAAGAAGGCAAAGGTCTTGCTAAGCAAATTTGTATTTGTCACTTCTCTCATTACAGGTATCGGCATTGCACCTTTATCAAAGCAACAACATTTGCTATCACACCCGATGGTAAATACCATGTCTTGACGAATGTGAAATCAGATGCATCGCTCGCATCTGCTAGCTACTCCCCTTTAACAAAATGTCTAAGGATATTTCTTTTGTTCGTTTATTATAGCACTATCATTTAAAGCTGACAAAGAAATCCATCATTATTTAATTTGAATATGATAGTTTTTATCGTCTTTATGTGCTAGATAAAAATCCACCATCTTCGGCATTGTTTGTATAAAATCAGGACATGTAATATTTCCTTTTTGTAAAATAGCAACCGCTTCTGCTGTATCAAAGACAGCATTCCAAGTTAAATAATCTAAAGATTCTTGCTCGACACCTAGCAACTTTCGAATGAAAGGTATTTTTAACGATTTTTTTGCAAACGACA
The genomic region above belongs to Lysinibacillus sp. FSL W8-0992 and contains:
- a CDS encoding TerC family protein, giving the protein MEAILLQYGWVLIVLVVLEGLLAADNAVVMAVMVKHLPHDLQKKALFYGLFGALIFRFSALFVITVLVNYWQIQAVGAAYLLFMSAKNIYDLRKGKDEEEENDETAVKKGSGFWMTVLKVEVADIAFAIDSMLAAVAIAVTLPHLGNFDIGGINGGQFIIMLLGGFIGVIMMRFAAQWFVKVLNDYPSLETAAFLIVGWVGVKLVVLTLAHEKVGILPKEFPHSTGWELTFWIVLIGIAFVGYLVGVRNKKQTK
- a CDS encoding TrkH family potassium uptake protein gives rise to the protein MPWKKSSNKLITPFQALVSYYFIAIAISFLLLRLPGVHQAGVKVSLLDSLFTAVSAVSVTGLTTFNISETYTTFGLVMVLVILQLGAIGIMSLGTFVWLLVGKKIGMRERQLIMIDHNQYNLSGVVQLIREILKILIGIELAGAIILTAHFTNYFDTFEQALIHGVFASISATTNGGFDITGMSLLPFHNDYFVQLITMVLIVLGAIGFPVLVEIKTFLLNRHANFRFSLFTKITTTTYAILFVVGALVILLLESFHSFKGMPWHEAIFSAMFHSISTRSAGLTTYDVTSFSEATDIFMSFLMFIGSSPSSVGGGIRTTTFAIAILFLITFARGREDIQIFGREIHLIDVFRAFVVILVACFMVLMATIILLITEPHATLIQIIFEITSAFGTCGMSLGITSDLSVVGKIIIIILMFIGRVGLISFLYSLGGGGRGKKSKFHYPKERVIIG